TTCatgttctccgtaaaacttgagaattggtcgtTTCACGTCGCagtttgccgaaaacgtgaaagaaatggacaaaaactaaaaatgcacgtgcagagcgtgcaaaactattgttttttctcattaaatatgcaaaatatgtgtcgtagatcttaaactccccaatagggagtttaagatctacgacgcgacggcaacgaaaacgtggCACATTTTGCATGGTTAacgagcaaaagcaatagctgtGCACGCGATGCACgtgcattttccatttttgtacatttctttcacgttttcggcaaatctgcgacgtgaaatgaccattcctcaagttttacggagaacgtgatcacaaggcagcgaatttgaattttctgtcgtagcttcaacaccgcaccaCCAAATTCAGTTCGTGGAAAGTTGCgcgctagtttttagaagttagacaaactGACATAATGGCGAAAAAGagtaataaacctgaacttgcaatttattttaaatgacgttttcttTACcatcgcgtcgtagatcttaaaatccGTACTCTCTagttaatagggacctttagattctaggacgaggacgagaacgagtacgagatttgaatGCCCGGTTTTAGCGAAAATTCTTAGAAGATTCATAACCCGAAAGATTAATCTttctctttgttagcagtgtaggttgctcagttattcttattgctggtaacttaaccttttttgctgatcgaaaaatgccagaactgctaccgtgttcaaaacctcgtactaaaatgacaacggtatcacgtttttcccgccaaaatgacgctggttagcgcgcgctcactgttgttcattgacaaaatctcgtactcgtagtcgttctcgtcctagaatctaaagctctctaatagggagcttacgaaacgacgacgccgactgCATCGACgacgcaacaaaacaataggtttagtgagcaaaaacaatggttctgcacgctctgcacgtgcgttttacattttgatacatttctgtGCCGttatctcctaaatgacgacgttaAATGTCCAagttcaaggttctgtggaggacgttagcataTGACGACGAATTTTCAGTTCTCCTgatctctctacgcttccagcCCACTCAtgccagtttaattcctcgacagttactacacatttctaacgcgaaacgacatgaaatagtttcgtagtgatatgaataacgcgaacttgtatttttaaatgaagtcctcgtcgccgtcgtcgtcctcgtttcgtaagcccCCTAATAgtgagtttaagaaacgacgacggcaacgccaacgccaaaaagcagcattattattggttaaaagaaccaaaatgatcgtgctgcacgtgcgacacgcttttttgtgcatttctctcccgtactcctcaaaactactacgtgaaatgaccaaatttaaggttttgacaacaacgtggacaaactgcAGTGAAACTTttagtctcactctttacttcaaatccgtccgtaccaatccagctTTAGGACAcctcgcccatattgtataatataaacaagatggaacaAACATGAAATACTCAGAATAGCGGAAAcctatattttgaagtgacgtttttgtcgccttagccgtcgtggtttcttaaactccctcttgatctacgacgcgacggcaacgaaaccgtcacaaattatgcaaatttaatgagcaaaaacaataactttgcacgctcagcacgcgcatttttcatttctgtacatttctttcacgttttccgcaaatctgcgacgtgaaataaccaattCTTAAGTGTTaaggagaacgtgaacacaaggcagtgaatttgaattttatgtcgtagcttcaacaccAAATATCCTAAttattcagttcctggaaagttgcgctaGTTTTCAAAAGTTAAGAAACCGAAATAATGACGAAAAGGATTAATAAACCTAAACGTGCAATTTTAAATGAGTcagacgttttcgttaccgtcgcgtcgtagatcttaaactccgtgTTGCTGCTAAGAAAGAGCTTTGAGGGTACACGTGGGGGGAGGGATGTAACTCTGAgttaactaataataataataataaatttattatttatacagCGCAAAAATTCACTTAAATATGATCTAATGCGCTTAACTGAAATGCAACCAACTAACTACACAACTAACTACCAACTAAATACACTTAGCTACAACCAATCCCATTTTAAAAGTCCTAAACCTTTTTACTCTTGGAAATGTCGCTACCCACCACAAATTTTTCACCTTGGGTACACACATGGCATGatcatattgtatatatatattttgtgccAGTTAGATCGCCAGAAACGCAGTATCTCACGTTTTACATTTAAGATACCTTTTGGACATTGCTCAGTTATTTAAGGAAACGCGATGTGTTGTTAAACTTATTTCTAATGAAATCGAAGGTCTATGATGATCTTGTGACACTCTTGCTACCAGTTCATGAGCAAATTTCACTTATCAATTCAATTACAACTACTTTTCatctatatttttttttttactagagACCGATGTACAATAATAGACTTGCGAAAAACGGTCTTATTATCTTCCTAATGAGTGAGAGCTATGTGTGGTAAGTCTAACAGTCAGTTTCAAGGCTCCTCTAATTGGAATTCTATGGGAAAATTCACCACCTGACGAGTGAATTCCACGTTAAATTTCACACGCAAAACTGATATATCGCACGAATCGCGAACGCATAGCTTCTTAGAACGTTCTTGGTTGAATGttgctgcgctcggtccgtacgccatgaccaaatattttcccgtccggccctcccactcagtcactAAGTACATAATATTATCTGTTCTGCATTCCTTCCATTCATTCTATGGTATTACCGTTCTAGTGTGGTATTTATTCAGTAATGCTGTCTGCGTGTGCTTACTTCAACTTGCATTATGTTAGCAAATATCTGACTGCCTGTCTCCTTTTAACCCTCTGGTTATTTGAAGTAGTTAAGTCCCTCTCTCTTTTCTATCAATAGAATATTTTGTACAACACGCATTTCTACATGACCAAGAGGGAAATAAAGCtttttgatgttgttgtttgAGTGTGGGGAGGATTTGATCTCCTCCGGAAATAACTCACAAAGCTTTTTGGCATAGTGCAGGTCAAGTTATTAATTTTGGTGtagaataattatattttttttaaggacATAACTTAAGAAGTTTTGAGACTAAAGACAAGCTGTTCACAAGCCAATCGCACGCCTATTATTAAAAACGCATCAATTTTGCTTTATGGGAATGGGGAACTTTTTCCTACCTAATTGTTTGGAATGACTGTTTTGGAGCGCAGCTTTTAAATGGGGCTTCAAGTCTACATGCTTTAGCGATGCAGGATCCAGAAACCTATCATCAGCTATGGTGACCACTGGTCTGGAGTTAATCGTGGTATAGTGACTGAAAATGGCGTGTAAATCATGAGACTGCGCCCGGGCAATTGTGGGAACACTGATTTGGTGGTTGTCCGATAAATATGATGAACAGCTTTCGGATAATGTCGACGCATACTCAGTGTTAGTTTCTCTCTCTGAACGGAGACACCACGTATCTTCTGTCTTCATTTCCTGTGAGGTCACCTCCAATTCACTGCGATTTGTTAAACGGGATAAAACCCGCGGGTTGTTTACGCTAATCTGACTAACTCCAGGAGAGGTCTTTAGACGCGTGTTGCGTACTGTAAGtttaactttttcttttttgaagtttttattcacttttttggCCCATTCCTCGTCGTTTAAGAAGAATTCTGAATCTCGTACACCCACCGAAGCCCCAGCTTCTGCTTTTAGAATCCTAGCGCATTCCGTGCGGGACATTTTCGACGCCAGCAAATAAGCAGAGAATCCTTTATTGTTGCGCAAATCCACGCTCAGTCCGTAATTGACTATAACGTGTAGTATTTCACGCAACGTTTGCACATTGCCGTACATTGCAGCATACATAAGGGGAGTATTACCTTCGATGTCGGCCATGTTGAcatcaaaatcatcatcatccaaAAGTAGCTTCACCAGTTTACAGTGACCATTCTCGCAAGCGTAAGACAACGCCGTCCGACCAAGAAGGTCTTTGCAATCCGCTCGTGCTCCATGGCTTAACAGAAGACGTGTAATACGCAAAGCTATCGTCGGTTCTTTTAGACAAGCCGCTAAAATGAGCGGCGTGCGCCCTTGATTGTCAGCTAATGATGGTTTCGAACCGATTTCTAGCAACAAACGAGTCTGGTGCAGCCTTCCTGAAGAAATAGCTCGGTGGAGAGAAGGAGAATACATGGTAACCGTTTTGATAAGCCGAAGCTCCAGTATCTTTACGATTCGTCACCAGCGAGTGAATTGAAATCTCTGTGACAGGTTGAAGCGATGCAGCAAGAACGGTTCATAACCCCGTCTGGAGAAGTATTAAGAGTCTAGTTCGTCATATTCAAATGGGAAAGCAGCTCCCATTCCTTGTATTCAAATGACGTCGATTTAGTTCCTTTTTTAACAACTTATTTCGTCAGTTGATTGATCCAGAATCTTAATTCAGTATTCACATAATCATGAATCCAGCTCTGAAATGAAAACTATAAAATGATACAGTACATCTCGAGCTTCGCCGGAGACCTATGAAGTTGATGTCAATACAGTCATGCAAGGTCACACCAATATAATCGCTTTTTAATAACTGGGTACAAATACTAAGCTGATAAAACATTGACTTCCAGAGAGCGGACGCTCTGCTCGGTACTTTTACAAGATGAAAGCACGTAACGGTTGTTCTTAATACATAGAACAAATTAAACATATAGAGCGGCGGCAACCAGGATGAGAAATCATCGTAGTACATAAAAAAGAGCCCACTTTGgcaaaaattattaattataaaCGCACAAGCTTGCGACCGCTTGAATTGCAGACTTCAAGGGGTGAACTGCCTAAAGACGCCTGAAGTTCATGCGGTTGCAAACTTGTACGTTTAGTTGGGGGCTACATGTTAGAAAACTGTTCAAGTTAATGTGTTACCCTtgttaaataaagtattgtattgtaaagtATGGCCCGGAGTGCCTTTTTTAATGTTACGTCTTACAAAACAATTTGTATTCTTGGAGGGCAATGAAGCGTTAGACAATGGTATCAGCCCGTCACTCTGTGTTGTATACATAACCTAACTAATTCATCAGTCACGGTAACACAACTGAACAAtgatacaaaataataatgcttCGACTTTAGTAAACGTTCTCTCCGGACTCTGCAAAACCAGAGCGTGAAATAACTAAGTTGAACTTTGTGATGAGAAAATGAATTGTCATTAtctcaattttttaaatttgaaacaaagcaGTCCTGTTGTAAAATA
This portion of the Montipora capricornis isolate CH-2021 chromosome 11, ASM3666992v2, whole genome shotgun sequence genome encodes:
- the LOC138023130 gene encoding uncharacterized protein, which gives rise to MYSPSLHRAISSGRLHQTRLLLEIGSKPSLADNQGRTPLILAACLKEPTIALRITRLLLSHGARADCKDLLGRTALSYACENGHCKLVKLLLDDDDFDVNMADIEGNTPLMYAAMYGNVQTLREILHVIVNYGLSVDLRNNKGFSAYLLASKMSRTECARILKAEAGASVGVRDSEFFLNDEEWAKKVNKNFKKEKVKLTVRNTRLKTSPGVSQISVNNPRVLSRLTNRSELEVTSQEMKTEDTWCLRSERETNTEYASTLSESCSSYLSDNHQISVPTIARAQSHDLHAIFSHYTTINSRPVVTIADDRFLDPASLKHVDLKPHLKAALQNSHSKQLGRKKFPIPIKQN